From the genome of Scytonema hofmannii PCC 7110, one region includes:
- a CDS encoding DUF433 domain-containing protein yields MTLKELEPQLLALSDQEKAQVIQLLSQGKITLGRGIEKTPGVCGGRACIAGTRIAVWGLVEASRIGYSEADLLISYSSVSASDLANAWAYAKAFPDEIETDIRENDEVMNEVL; encoded by the coding sequence ATGACGCTGAAAGAATTAGAGCCTCAACTGCTGGCACTTTCTGACCAAGAAAAAGCTCAAGTCATTCAACTCTTATCCCAAGGCAAAATTACTCTAGGGCGCGGTATAGAAAAAACACCGGGTGTTTGCGGTGGTAGAGCCTGCATTGCTGGAACTCGGATCGCTGTTTGGGGACTTGTTGAAGCTAGTCGTATTGGATACAGTGAAGCTGACTTACTTATAAGCTATTCATCAGTTTCTGCTAGCGATCTTGCAAATGCTTGGGCATATGCTAAAGCCTTCCCAGACGAAATTGAGACAGATATTCGAGAAAATGATGAAGTAATGAATGAGGTTCTGTAG
- a CDS encoding TOMM precursor leader peptide-binding protein, protein MFYKPMFKPHYHVRVVEPDLVYLLSEQGQCALGGRLYVLLAPFLNGRYTVHEIVQHLNEEVSLFEVQNALVRLNTEGYLSETSVTLPPQVAAFWNALGVESETALRKLQDSRVSVISFGSLGVERFILALESLSIGVGEGGEFTVVLTDNYLQLGLDEFNREAEETRKPWLLAKPVGTEIWLGPLFVPGQTGCWECLAQALRNKREAETILRQGMSPSLLSSFAVLPVSFQLGLNLIAMETAKWIIWGEHQQLAGKLIAFNLASLSMQHQLLDKILECSVCGEGNHTL, encoded by the coding sequence ATGTTTTATAAACCAATGTTTAAACCTCATTACCACGTTAGAGTGGTAGAACCCGATCTTGTGTACCTACTTAGCGAGCAAGGACAATGCGCTCTTGGTGGTCGTTTATACGTCCTTCTCGCTCCGTTTTTAAATGGTCGTTATACTGTCCACGAGATAGTTCAGCACTTAAACGAAGAAGTTTCCCTGTTTGAAGTTCAGAATGCCTTAGTTCGTTTGAACACCGAAGGCTATCTTTCCGAAACTTCCGTGACTCTCCCGCCACAAGTTGCGGCGTTCTGGAATGCTTTGGGTGTAGAATCTGAAACTGCTCTTCGCAAACTGCAAGATAGTAGGGTTTCGGTAATCAGCTTTGGGAGCTTGGGAGTTGAGAGATTTATCCTGGCGTTGGAATCACTTTCCATTGGAGTAGGAGAGGGTGGAGAGTTTACAGTTGTTCTGACTGATAACTACTTGCAATTGGGTTTAGACGAATTTAATCGAGAAGCAGAAGAAACAAGAAAACCTTGGCTGCTTGCTAAGCCCGTTGGTACGGAGATTTGGTTGGGACCTCTGTTTGTTCCGGGGCAAACTGGTTGTTGGGAATGTCTTGCTCAAGCTTTGCGAAATAAGCGCGAAGCTGAAACTATACTCAGGCAAGGAATGTCACCATCATTACTCTCTTCTTTTGCAGTTCTTCCAGTTAGCTTTCAGCTAGGATTGAATTTGATCGCGATGGAAACAGCGAAATGGATTATTTGGGGAGAGCATCAACAGTTAGCAGGCAAGCTAATTGCTTTCAATTTGGCATCTCTATCTATGCAACATCAACTTCTAGATAAAATTTTGGAATGTTCGGTCTGTGGAGAGGGAAATCATACTTTGTAA
- a CDS encoding extracellular solute-binding protein — protein sequence MLCQQRYESVYPKATFTSNMRAILPKAPWVSADEKAAAEKFIADLRSPEIQKIATDLGLRPGTPGASLGTNILIFR from the coding sequence ATTCTCTGCCAACAGCGCTATGAATCAGTTTATCCCAAAGCCACATTTACTTCAAATATGCGGGCGATTTTGCCGAAAGCACCTTGGGTGAGTGCAGATGAAAAGGCGGCGGCGGAAAAGTTTATAGCTGATTTGCGATCGCCTGAAATTCAAAAAATTGCTACAGATTTGGGTTTACGACCAGGTACACCAGGAGCCTCCTTGGGAACTAATATCTTGATTTTCCGTTAG
- the clpB gene encoding ATP-dependent chaperone ClpB: MQPTNPNQFTEKAWEAIAHTPDIAKQYQQQQIESEHLMKALLDLEGLANGVFTKASVNLQKLRDRTEQFIQRQPKVSGSSSSVYLGRSLDTLLDRADGYRKEFQDDYISIEHLLLGYAKDDRFGKGLFQEFGLDEGKVKNIVKQIRGNQKVTDQNPEGKYQSLEKYGRDLTEAARQGKLDPVIGRDDEIRRTIQILSRRTKNNPVLIGEPGVGKTAIAEGLAQRIIAGDVPQSLKDRKLIALDMGALIAGAKFRGEFEERLKAVLKEVTESNGNIVLFIDEIHTVVGAGASQGAMDAGNLLKPMLARGELRCIGATTLDEYRKYIEKDAALERRFQQVYVDQPTVEDTISILRGLKERYEVHHGVKISDSSLVAAATLSSRYISDRFLPDKAIDLVDEAAARLKMEITSKPEELDEIDRKILQLEMEKLSLQKESDAASKERLERLEKELADFKEEQRELKTQWQSEKDVIAKIQSVKEEIDRVNLEIQQAERNYDLNRAAELKYGKLTSLHRDLEAAETELAHAQRTGKSLLREEVTESDIAEVISKWTGIPISKLVESEKEKLLHLEDELHHRIVGQEEAVTAVADAIQRSRAGLADPNRPIASFIFLGPTGVGKTELAKALAAYLFDTEEALVRIDMSEYMEKHAVSRLIGAPPGYVGYEEGGQLSEAIRRRPYAVILFDEIEKAHPDVFNIFLQILDDGRVTDAQGHKVDFKNCIIIMTSNIGSQYILDVAGDDSRYDEMRHRVMEAMRNSFRPEFLNRIDEIIFFHALQKEQLRRIVQLQVDRLRHRLGDRKMSLRLSEAALDFLVDVGYDPVFGARPLKRAIQRELETQIAKTILRGEFNDGDTVFVDIENERLSFKRVPVELFTS, encoded by the coding sequence ATGCAACCAACTAATCCAAACCAATTTACAGAAAAAGCTTGGGAAGCGATCGCGCATACTCCAGATATTGCCAAACAGTATCAACAACAGCAGATAGAAAGCGAACACCTGATGAAAGCACTGTTGGACTTGGAAGGACTCGCCAACGGTGTTTTCACAAAAGCTAGTGTGAATTTGCAAAAACTGCGCGATCGCACCGAACAATTCATTCAACGTCAGCCTAAAGTCTCTGGTAGCAGCAGTTCAGTTTACTTGGGACGCAGCTTGGATACGCTTCTTGACCGAGCCGATGGATATCGTAAGGAGTTCCAAGACGATTATATCTCTATCGAGCACCTATTACTGGGTTATGCTAAAGATGACCGCTTTGGTAAAGGGTTATTCCAAGAATTTGGATTGGACGAAGGAAAAGTTAAAAATATTGTTAAACAAATTCGTGGGAATCAGAAAGTGACCGACCAAAATCCAGAAGGGAAATACCAATCACTGGAAAAATATGGGCGCGATCTTACAGAAGCAGCCCGTCAGGGTAAACTTGACCCTGTAATCGGACGGGATGATGAAATTCGCCGCACCATCCAAATTTTATCACGTCGTACCAAAAACAACCCTGTCCTGATTGGGGAGCCGGGTGTTGGGAAAACAGCGATCGCCGAAGGATTGGCACAGCGTATAATAGCTGGTGATGTTCCCCAGTCCTTAAAAGACCGCAAACTCATTGCTTTAGACATGGGTGCTTTGATTGCGGGAGCAAAATTCCGAGGTGAATTTGAAGAACGTCTCAAAGCAGTTTTAAAAGAAGTTACCGAGTCAAACGGCAATATAGTTCTATTTATTGATGAAATTCACACAGTTGTCGGTGCTGGCGCAAGCCAAGGCGCGATGGATGCTGGTAACTTGTTAAAGCCAATGTTGGCGCGGGGTGAACTGCGCTGTATTGGTGCAACAACTTTGGACGAATACCGTAAATATATTGAAAAAGACGCTGCGTTGGAAAGACGCTTCCAACAGGTTTATGTAGATCAGCCTACCGTGGAAGATACGATTTCTATTTTGCGCGGTTTGAAAGAACGGTATGAAGTTCACCACGGGGTGAAAATTTCCGATAGTTCTTTAGTCGCAGCAGCAACCTTGTCCAGTCGTTATATTAGCGATCGCTTTTTACCAGATAAAGCCATTGATTTGGTAGACGAAGCCGCAGCCAGACTAAAGATGGAGATTACCTCCAAACCTGAAGAACTAGACGAAATTGACCGCAAGATTCTGCAATTAGAAATGGAAAAGCTATCACTGCAAAAAGAAAGTGATGCAGCTTCCAAGGAACGTTTGGAAAGATTGGAAAAAGAACTTGCGGATTTTAAAGAAGAACAAAGAGAGTTGAAGACTCAATGGCAATCGGAAAAAGATGTGATTGCAAAAATTCAGTCTGTGAAAGAGGAGATCGATCGCGTCAACCTGGAAATTCAACAAGCAGAACGCAATTACGACCTCAACCGTGCTGCTGAGTTAAAATACGGTAAACTGACTAGTTTGCATCGCGATTTGGAAGCAGCAGAAACGGAACTGGCTCACGCACAACGCACTGGAAAATCTCTGTTGCGCGAGGAAGTCACCGAATCTGACATTGCAGAAGTGATTTCTAAGTGGACGGGAATTCCGATCAGCAAGTTGGTGGAATCTGAGAAAGAAAAGCTGTTGCATTTAGAAGATGAACTGCATCACCGTATTGTAGGACAAGAAGAAGCAGTAACAGCAGTCGCAGATGCCATTCAACGTTCTCGTGCTGGGCTTGCAGATCCCAATCGTCCCATTGCTAGCTTTATTTTCCTCGGTCCGACAGGTGTTGGTAAAACCGAACTAGCGAAAGCACTTGCGGCTTACTTGTTTGATACTGAAGAAGCGCTAGTTAGGATTGATATGTCCGAGTACATGGAGAAACACGCTGTTTCTCGCCTGATCGGTGCGCCTCCAGGATATGTGGGTTATGAAGAAGGCGGACAACTCAGCGAAGCAATTCGCCGTCGTCCTTACGCAGTGATTTTGTTTGACGAAATCGAAAAAGCTCATCCAGATGTCTTTAACATCTTCCTGCAAATTCTCGATGATGGTCGCGTGACTGATGCTCAAGGTCATAAGGTAGACTTTAAGAACTGTATCATTATCATGACGAGTAACATCGGTTCGCAGTACATCTTAGATGTCGCAGGTGATGACTCGCGCTATGATGAAATGCGCCACCGGGTTATGGAAGCAATGCGAAATAGCTTCCGTCCTGAGTTCCTCAACCGCATTGATGAAATTATTTTCTTCCATGCATTGCAGAAGGAACAATTGCGTCGAATCGTGCAGTTGCAAGTGGATAGATTGCGTCATAGATTGGGCGATCGCAAGATGTCGCTCCGACTCTCGGAAGCTGCTCTTGACTTTTTAGTTGATGTGGGGTACGATCCGGTTTTTGGAGCACGTCCCCTGAAGCGAGCCATTCAACGGGAGTTAGAAACTCAGATTGCCAAGACTATCTTGCGTGGTGAGTTTAATGATGGCGATACCGTCTTTGTGGATATCGAGAATGAACGTCTATCCTTTAAGCGGGTTCCGGTAGAGTTGTTTACGAGTTAG
- a CDS encoding DOMON-like domain-containing protein, protein MQEQTFFLQPFSYSESLSGLKIKGNVAQYENQFTIQYALLGNLTEIEIAAPSDEPARKHELWQNTCFEFFLGVENSDRYWEFNLSPSGDWNVYRFDAYRHGMQEETAFTTLPFSIQYLSDGLALVLNVDLDLIILTDLALRVGISTVIKHKDGSVTYWALTHQGAEADFHRRDSFTIEF, encoded by the coding sequence ATGCAAGAGCAAACATTTTTCCTACAACCTTTTTCTTACAGTGAGTCGCTAAGCGGACTGAAAATCAAAGGCAATGTGGCCCAATATGAAAATCAATTTACTATTCAATATGCACTTCTTGGCAATTTAACAGAAATCGAGATTGCAGCCCCATCAGACGAACCAGCACGCAAGCACGAACTTTGGCAAAACACCTGCTTTGAGTTTTTTCTTGGGGTTGAGAATAGCGATCGCTATTGGGAATTTAATCTCTCCCCTTCTGGGGATTGGAATGTGTACCGCTTTGATGCTTACCGTCACGGAATGCAGGAGGAAACTGCCTTTACAACACTGCCATTTAGCATTCAGTATTTATCAGATGGTTTGGCGCTTGTCCTCAATGTCGATTTGGATTTAATTATCTTAACAGATTTAGCTCTGAGGGTTGGTATTTCTACCGTTATTAAACATAAAGATGGTTCTGTCACCTACTGGGCATTGACGCACCAAGGAGCTGAAGCGGACTTTCACCGTCGGGACAGTTTCACAATTGAATTTTAG
- a CDS encoding VOC family protein: MRAIQFTDAFVTLATVHLEAVVKFYTQFLGIDPTSMIPNVYAEFHLQGLKLGIFKLKNTQSSEFENSEKSKMSLCLEVQNLEKAIAHLTALGYPPTGEIKTASHGSEIYAYDPDNNRLILHQSS, encoded by the coding sequence ATGAGGGCTATTCAATTTACTGACGCATTTGTTACTCTGGCAACTGTTCATCTTGAAGCTGTTGTTAAGTTTTATACCCAATTTCTAGGTATAGACCCAACAAGTATGATTCCAAATGTTTATGCTGAATTTCACCTTCAGGGATTGAAATTAGGTATTTTTAAACTAAAAAATACGCAGTCCTCTGAATTTGAAAACTCCGAGAAAAGTAAGATGAGCTTGTGTTTGGAGGTGCAAAATTTAGAAAAGGCGATCGCACACTTGACTGCATTAGGCTATCCTCCAACAGGAGAGATAAAAACAGCTTCTCATGGTAGTGAAATATACGCTTATGACCCTGATAACAATCGGTTAATTCTGCACCAATCTAGTTAA
- a CDS encoding PAS domain S-box protein: MSIFVKPFLQNGAKVIAAFVASVGYLVLIDWILDINVLKSMLMLTAICFAFVGNALWLSKLNRQQTAVNEHLSYATPQDVNDRKLAELNEQFLNELDLRLRQLSNADAMVWEAVSRLGEYLKVDRCVWHEVNLQEDVSIVKQDWRRQEDIPSVVGVYRLSEFLLPDMVKHYHAGQPAVASDVAIYTYTAPFANNYAQRDIRAFVGVPCIHEGRWVAVLAINARTVREWQPHEVALLQNTVSRLWSLVEQTRAIQALRESEERLHSALLNAPLPIMLHTEDGEVLQINHVWTEITGYHLEDIPTLEVWTEKAYGDRKDEVRSAIQSQYPLTQRTAMGEYALTTRTGATRIWDFHTAPLHILPDGRKLVIVTAIDVTERKQAEKEILNLNQELQRQLAESQTLLEVIPIGVGIAEDPQCQKIRINSAFAQMLAIPPTANASLSAPEGERPKNFKVYYNNQEVPPEELPLQRAAARGIEVRDLEVDVVWNDGTTLTLLEYAAPLFDERGQVRGSIGAFWNITERKQAEVALQQTLKDLADFKFALDCSSIVAITDTEGTITYVNDKFCELSQYSPEELIGQDHRIVNSGYHSEEFFQHLWATITRGQVWQGEIKNRAKDGTFYWVATTIVPFLDVAGKPYQYIAVRSDITTRKVAEVELQQLNITLEQRVEERTAQLQEVNKDLEAFSYTVAHDLRAPLRGIQGFAQALAEDYGDRLDETAREYIQQIFRGTEIMSELVHDLLAYSRLSREKIKLAPVRLTQVIADAQAQLAKDLRDRQAHIAIAENLPRVIGHYPILVQIIVNLLSNAIKFVAPGIQPHIRVWAETRETGEDSPPSPQQVRLWIEDNGIGIEPNYQEQIFGVFERLHSTETYPGTGIGLAIVRKGAERLGGRAGVESAPRQGSRFWIELQGLSVTSDR; the protein is encoded by the coding sequence ATGAGTATTTTCGTTAAGCCCTTCTTACAGAATGGAGCGAAAGTAATAGCAGCGTTTGTTGCTAGTGTTGGTTACCTTGTCCTGATTGACTGGATTTTGGACATCAACGTTTTGAAGAGTATGCTGATGCTAACAGCAATCTGTTTTGCTTTTGTCGGCAACGCCTTATGGCTGAGTAAACTCAACAGACAACAGACAGCAGTCAACGAACATTTGAGCTATGCTACCCCACAAGATGTAAACGATCGCAAATTAGCCGAACTCAACGAGCAATTCCTCAACGAACTCGATTTGCGGTTGCGACAACTTAGTAATGCGGATGCAATGGTGTGGGAAGCAGTAAGCCGTCTGGGCGAGTATCTCAAGGTCGATCGCTGTGTGTGGCACGAAGTGAATTTGCAAGAAGATGTATCGATCGTCAAGCAAGACTGGCGGCGTCAAGAGGATATTCCGAGCGTTGTTGGAGTTTATCGCTTGTCAGAATTCCTTCTGCCAGATATGGTAAAGCATTACCACGCAGGTCAACCTGCTGTCGCCTCAGACGTAGCGATCTATACCTACACCGCCCCTTTCGCAAATAATTATGCCCAAAGAGACATTCGTGCCTTTGTTGGAGTTCCCTGCATCCATGAAGGACGTTGGGTGGCAGTTCTTGCCATCAATGCCAGGACTGTTCGAGAGTGGCAACCCCATGAAGTGGCACTGCTCCAAAACACGGTTTCTCGCCTCTGGTCGCTCGTTGAGCAAACACGAGCCATACAAGCCTTGCGGGAGAGTGAGGAACGATTGCACTCTGCTTTGCTGAATGCTCCCTTGCCAATCATGCTTCACACCGAAGATGGTGAGGTATTGCAGATTAATCATGTCTGGACAGAGATTACAGGCTATCACCTTGAAGACATTCCCACGCTTGAAGTGTGGACAGAAAAAGCTTACGGCGATCGTAAAGACGAAGTGCGCTCTGCAATTCAAAGTCAGTATCCCCTCACCCAGCGAACGGCTATGGGAGAATATGCCCTTACAACCCGCACAGGCGCGACTCGCATTTGGGATTTCCATACTGCTCCGCTTCATATATTGCCTGATGGCAGAAAGTTGGTAATTGTAACAGCGATCGATGTGACGGAACGGAAGCAAGCCGAGAAAGAAATTCTGAATTTGAATCAGGAACTCCAGCGACAGTTGGCAGAGTCTCAAACGCTATTAGAAGTCATTCCAATCGGTGTTGGCATCGCTGAAGACCCCCAGTGTCAAAAAATTCGGATCAACTCAGCATTTGCTCAAATGTTAGCCATTCCTCCAACTGCAAATGCTTCTTTAAGTGCGCCAGAAGGCGAGCGACCAAAAAACTTTAAGGTCTATTATAATAACCAGGAAGTTCCTCCAGAGGAGCTGCCCTTACAGCGTGCAGCCGCTCGCGGGATTGAAGTTCGGGATTTAGAGGTTGATGTGGTTTGGAATGATGGCACAACCCTAACGCTGTTAGAGTATGCTGCTCCGCTTTTTGATGAGCGCGGACAAGTTAGAGGAAGTATCGGCGCGTTTTGGAATATCACCGAGCGCAAGCAGGCAGAGGTGGCATTACAGCAAACGCTTAAAGACTTGGCGGACTTTAAGTTTGCTCTCGATTGCTCCTCGATTGTTGCCATTACTGATACTGAAGGAACCATTACCTACGTGAACGACAAATTCTGTGAGCTTTCACAGTACTCACCAGAAGAATTGATTGGACAAGACCATCGTATTGTTAACTCCGGCTATCACTCTGAAGAATTTTTTCAGCATCTGTGGGCAACTATTACTCGCGGACAGGTATGGCAAGGAGAAATTAAAAATCGCGCCAAGGATGGTACTTTCTACTGGGTTGCCACCACTATCGTGCCGTTTCTAGATGTCGCAGGGAAACCGTATCAGTACATCGCTGTTCGTTCCGACATCACAACCCGTAAAGTGGCAGAAGTTGAGCTTCAACAACTGAATATCACCCTAGAACAACGGGTTGAAGAACGCACAGCCCAACTTCAGGAAGTCAATAAGGACTTGGAAGCCTTCTCCTACACGGTAGCGCATGACCTGCGGGCACCGTTACGAGGAATTCAAGGGTTTGCTCAAGCTCTAGCTGAAGATTATGGCGATCGCTTAGATGAAACAGCTCGAGAATATATTCAACAGATTTTTCGTGGCACTGAGATTATGAGCGAGTTAGTTCACGATTTGTTAGCATACAGCCGCCTCAGTCGCGAGAAGATTAAGCTAGCTCCAGTGCGATTGACTCAAGTTATAGCAGACGCTCAGGCACAATTAGCAAAAGATTTACGCGATCGCCAAGCTCACATTGCGATCGCTGAAAACTTGCCCCGTGTTATCGGGCATTACCCGATTTTAGTACAAATTATTGTTAATTTATTATCAAATGCAATTAAATTTGTTGCTCCGGGCATTCAACCGCACATTCGAGTTTGGGCAGAAACGAGAGAAACAGGCGAAGATTCCCCTCCATCACCGCAACAGGTGCGTCTGTGGATTGAAGACAACGGAATTGGTATTGAACCTAATTATCAGGAGCAAATTTTTGGAGTTTTTGAGCGGTTGCATAGCACGGAAACTTACCCAGGAACAGGAATTGGATTAGCCATAGTGCGAAAAGGGGCAGAACGGTTGGGAGGACGAGCAGGTGTAGAGTCGGCTCCCCGTCAAGGAAGTCGATTTTGGATTGAGTTGCAAGGGTTATCCGTGACCAGTGACCGGTGA
- a CDS encoding DUF5615 family PIN-like protein: MARLYADEQYPLPVVEFLRALGHDVLTVQEAGKANQRIPDSEILTFATSDKRAVITENRKDFFRLHRVQPNHAGIIACTNDRDWEALANRIHNAIIAEECLQGKLIRVVRPT, encoded by the coding sequence ATGGCGCGTCTTTATGCTGACGAACAATACCCATTACCAGTTGTTGAATTTCTACGGGCTTTAGGACACGATGTTTTGACCGTTCAAGAAGCAGGCAAAGCAAATCAGCGAATTCCTGACTCAGAGATTTTAACTTTCGCAACCAGTGACAAACGTGCCGTTATTACAGAAAACCGTAAAGATTTCTTTCGGTTGCACCGCGTACAGCCAAATCATGCTGGAATTATCGCATGTACAAACGACCGTGATTGGGAAGCGTTGGCTAATCGAATTCACAATGCAATTATAGCAGAAGAATGTTTACAAGGCAAATTGATTCGCGTCGTGCGTCCTACATAG
- the fdhD gene encoding formate dehydrogenase accessory sulfurtransferase FdhD: MPTRSKTKATVWLIENGKVRSRSDELATEEPLEIRLAFPRQTVAVTMRTPGADFELAAGFLYSEGVISCREDIQRISYCLDNLVDGEQRYNIVNITLREGLNPDLQPLQRHFYTTSACGVCGKASLEALRLRNYPPIPAGLTVTPDIIYTLPNKLRAAQSVFDATGGLHAAALFDTQGQLLTIHEDVGRHNALDKLIGSALLNGQLPLNDRIVMVSGRSSFEILQKSTAAGVPIVCSVSAPSSLAVSIAKEFGIALIGFLRGEKFNVYTGLERIG, encoded by the coding sequence ATGCCAACTCGAAGCAAAACTAAAGCCACTGTTTGGCTTATAGAAAACGGTAAAGTGCGATCGCGGTCCGATGAACTTGCGACCGAAGAACCTTTGGAAATTCGCCTTGCATTTCCACGTCAAACAGTTGCGGTAACAATGCGAACACCTGGAGCAGATTTTGAACTAGCTGCTGGATTTCTTTACAGCGAGGGAGTCATTAGCTGTAGAGAAGATATCCAACGCATAAGTTACTGCTTAGATAACTTGGTAGATGGAGAACAACGCTACAACATTGTCAACATTACCCTTCGAGAAGGACTGAATCCCGATCTACAGCCCCTACAAAGGCATTTTTATACAACCAGTGCTTGTGGAGTTTGTGGTAAGGCTAGTCTTGAAGCCTTGCGCTTGCGAAATTACCCACCTATTCCCGCAGGACTAACGGTTACACCTGACATTATTTACACATTACCAAATAAACTGAGAGCAGCCCAAAGCGTATTTGATGCAACAGGCGGTTTGCATGCAGCTGCTTTGTTCGATACTCAAGGACAACTGCTAACCATACATGAAGATGTTGGACGCCACAATGCATTAGATAAGTTAATAGGTTCAGCCTTACTGAATGGGCAATTGCCTTTAAACGATCGTATTGTCATGGTAAGCGGACGCTCTAGTTTTGAAATTTTACAAAAGTCCACAGCTGCTGGAGTTCCTATTGTCTGTTCTGTTTCTGCTCCTAGCAGCTTAGCTGTGTCAATAGCAAAGGAATTTGGAATCGCTTTAATCGGATTTTTGCGAGGCGAAAAGTTCAATGTATATACTGGGTTGGAAAGGATAGGATGA
- a CDS encoding ADP-ribosylglycohydrolase family protein, whose translation MLGAIAGDMIGSVYEASNIKTKDFPLFKSECRFTDDTVLTVAVADTILNGDSSVGSSRYIDKFKSYYRRYPLAGYGGTFKVWAGSSSREPYNSWGNGSAMRVSSIGFAFNDLDTVLQEAQHSAEVTHNHPEGIKGAQATATAIFQARMGYDKSSIKSYIETHFGYDLGQSLDQIRPNYRFDVSCQGSVPQAIIAFLESTDFEDAIRNAISIGGDSDTIACITGGIAQAFYGGVPKEISEWTFNRLDEHLRSVTQQFISQYRL comes from the coding sequence ATGCTAGGTGCGATCGCAGGTGATATGATTGGTTCAGTTTATGAAGCTAGTAATATAAAAACGAAGGATTTTCCTCTATTTAAAAGTGAGTGCCGTTTTACGGATGACACGGTACTGACAGTTGCGGTTGCTGATACTATCTTGAATGGGGACTCATCCGTTGGCAGTAGCAGATACATCGATAAATTTAAGTCTTACTACCGTCGTTACCCCTTGGCTGGTTATGGGGGAACCTTTAAAGTGTGGGCGGGATCGAGCAGCAGAGAACCATACAACAGTTGGGGTAACGGTTCGGCAATGCGAGTGAGTTCTATTGGATTTGCTTTTAACGATCTAGATACTGTCTTACAAGAAGCGCAGCATAGTGCAGAGGTAACCCACAACCATCCGGAAGGGATTAAAGGTGCTCAAGCAACAGCGACTGCCATCTTTCAAGCACGGATGGGTTATGATAAAAGCTCTATCAAGTCTTATATAGAAACTCATTTTGGATACGATCTCGGTCAAAGTCTTGACCAAATAAGACCGAACTACCGCTTCGATGTTTCTTGTCAAGGTTCTGTTCCCCAAGCCATCATCGCCTTTTTAGAATCCACTGATTTTGAGGATGCTATCCGTAATGCTATCTCTATTGGTGGTGATAGTGATACCATTGCTTGCATTACAGGTGGTATTGCCCAAGCTTTTTATGGTGGTGTACCAAAAGAAATCTCTGAATGGACGTTCAATCGTCTGGATGAACATTTACGCAGTGTTACCCAACAGTTTATTTCCCAGTACCGTTTATAA